The genomic window GGGCATGTGGTCAATGTGGCTGTCGGCCGCGCGGATGCCGTGGCCCCCGCCCTGCCGACCTACGCCGACCGCGCTGACGCGGTGGGCACACCGGTGTCACTCGACCTGCTCGACGGCGTGGGTGGCGTGGTCAGCGTCGACGTGGTCGGTTTGCCCACCGGTCTGCAGGCGACCGGCGGGCGCGTTGAGGGCAACCTGCAGCGTGAGGGTCAGTTTCCGGTGTCGGTGTTTGTCGAGTCGGCCGGGCGCACCACGCACGCGCGCTTCCTGTGGCAGGTCAGCCGTGACGGTGTTGTCACGGCAGCCGGCGACACCGCTGGGGGTTCGGGTGGGGGTGGTGCGCTTTGGCTGCTGGCACTGGCCCTGATTCCAGTGTCTGCTCGGCGGAGGCGTCGGCGGGTGTCGTGATACCATCGCGGTTTTGCCTGGACCAGCGCGGTGAGCATCAAGTCTGACAACTGGATACGGCGTCAAGCCGAGTCCCACAGCATGATCGAGCCGTTCGAAGCGACGCAGGTGCGCGAGGTCGACGGTCGAAAGGTCGTGTCCTTCGGCACGTCGAGCTACGGCTACGACGTCAGGTGTGCCGACGAATTCAAGATTTTCACCAACGTCAACAACGCGATTGTCGACCCGAAGGAGTTCGACGCCGGCTCCTTCGTCGACTTCAAGGGCGATTCCTGCATCATCCCGCCCAATTCCTTCGCCCTGGCGCGCACGGTCGAATACTTCCGCATCCCGCGCTCGGTGCTGACAATCTGCCTCGGCAAGTCGACCTACGCCCGCTGCGGGATCATCGTGAACGTGACGCCGCTCGAGCCGGAGTGGGAGGGGCATGTGACGCTGGAGTTCTCCAACACCACACCGTTGCCCGCGCGTATTTACGCCAACGAAGGCGTGGCACAGATGTTGTTCCTGGAGTCCGATGAGGTCTGCGATGTGAGCTACGGTGATCGTGCAGGCAAATACCAGGGCCAACGTGGAGTGACCCTGCCGCGCACATGAACTGACGTGGACATCCGTGCGGAAGATGTGTATTACAGTACACCATGATCGATTCAAGCGGTTACCGACCGAACGTCGGGATCATCCTGTCCAACACCCACCGTCAGGTCTTCCTCGCGCGCAGATGCGGCCAGAACGCCTGGCAGTTTCCGCAGGGTGGCATCGACATGGAGGAATCGCCTGAAGAGGCGATGTACCGCGAGCTCTACGAGGAAACCGGGTTGCGCCCGGGCGACGTGGAGATCATGGGTCGCACCGGTGAGTGGCTGCGCTATAACCTGCCCAAGCGCTATGTCAGGCGCAACCAGCACCCGGTGTGCATCGGCCAGAAACAGATCTGGTACATGCTGCGGATGGTGTGCCCTGAAACGCAGGTGAACCTCGCCACGACCAGCCACCCCGAGTTCGACCACTGGCGTTGGGTGAGCTACTGGGCGCCGATTCG from Pseudomonadota bacterium includes these protein-coding regions:
- the dcd gene encoding dCTP deaminase, with product MSIKSDNWIRRQAESHSMIEPFEATQVREVDGRKVVSFGTSSYGYDVRCADEFKIFTNVNNAIVDPKEFDAGSFVDFKGDSCIIPPNSFALARTVEYFRIPRSVLTICLGKSTYARCGIIVNVTPLEPEWEGHVTLEFSNTTPLPARIYANEGVAQMLFLESDEVCDVSYGDRAGKYQGQRGVTLPRT
- the rppH gene encoding RNA pyrophosphohydrolase produces the protein MIDSSGYRPNVGIILSNTHRQVFLARRCGQNAWQFPQGGIDMEESPEEAMYRELYEETGLRPGDVEIMGRTGEWLRYNLPKRYVRRNQHPVCIGQKQIWYMLRMVCPETQVNLATTSHPEFDHWRWVSYWAPIRKVIYFKRRVYREALKELRPLVFPVDEAAGGS